In the Terriglobus sp. RCC_193 genome, GCTGCGGCAGTGTGCCGCGATCTATCCGTCAACGGATCCCTGAAGGACCGTGAGACTTGATTGAAGAAGGAGAATCATGCGCTCTGATCTGATTTTTGGCGCTCTTACGCACGTCCAGAATCGTTACCAGCTCTGTCAGCTCGCCAGCAAGGCAACGCGCAAGCTGCACAAACCGAACACCCGTCTGCAAGACACTACGAATGAAGTGTTGGATCGCTTCCGCGAAGCAGCCCCCAGCGATCTGAAGACTGGTCCTGAGCCGGCAGCCGTGCTGGAGACCATCGAGGAGCGCCGCGCGGCCTAACGGCCGTGCGGTTCCCGCACCGTTTCTCGCTTCTGCAATACAATCGCTGTACCGTAGAACTTGCAGTCCTGAAGCACTACTGCTCAAAAAGCTTTACCCGTATCAGCCCGCATCACCCTTCCGCACCGATACCCCGCCTTAGCTTCACCGCTTCCATACATCACGGAACGAACGTACACAGGTACCCATGACCATTACCGAACTCAAAGAAAAGAGCATTGCCGAACTCGGGAAGCTCGCACGCGGCCTTGAAATTCCAGGCACCAGCGCCCTGCGCAAGCAGGACCTTATCTTCAAGATTCTCCAGGCTCAGAGCGAAAAAGAGGGCCACATCTTTGCCGAGGGCGTTCTCGAAATCCTGCCCGACGGCTATGGCTTCCTCCGCTCGCCGGATTACAACTACCTCCCCGGTCCCGACGATATTTACGTCTCCCCGTCTCAGATCCGTAAATTCGACCTGAAGACTGGCGACACCATCTCCGGCAACGTGCGTCCTCCGCACGAAGGTGAAAAGTACTTTGCGCTGGTCAAGATTGAGGCGATCAACTTTGAGTCGCCCGAAGAGACGCGCAACAAGATTCTGTTCGACAACCTGACCCCGCTCTATGCAGACGAGCGCCTGAAGATGGAAACCGTCCGCGACAACATCAGCGGCCGCGTGATGGATCTGCTTACCCCCGTGGGCAAGGGCCAGCGTGGCTTGATCGTTGCTCCGCCGCGTACCGGTAAGACGGTGCTCCTGCAGTCCATCGCGAACTCCATCACGGCGAACCACCCTGAGGTTGTCCTCATCGTTCTCCTGATCGACGAGCGTCCGGAAGAAGTCACCGACATGCAGCGCAGTGTAAAGGGTGAAGTCATCTCCTCCACCTTCGACGAACCCGCAGCACGTCACGTACAGGTGGCCGAAATGGTCATCGAAAAGGCGAAGCGTCTGGTGGAGCACAAGCGTGATGTGGTGATCCTGCTGGACTCCATCACACGTCTTGCACGCGCCTACAACACGATTGTTCCGCCCTCGGGCAAGGTGCTTTCCGGTGGTGTGGACTCCAACGCTCTGCAGCGCCCCAAGCGCTTCTTCGGCGCGGCCCGCAACATTGAAGAAGGTGGCTCGCTTACCATCATGGCGACGGCCCTTGTGGATACCGGCTCGCGTATGGACGAAGTGATCTTTGAAGAGTTCAAGGGCACGGGCAACATGGAAGTGATCCTCGACCGCAAGCTGGTCGACAAGCGCGTCTTCCCGGCCATCGACATCCAACGCAGCGGTACGCGTAAGGAAGAGCTGCTGATTCCGAAGGAAGATCTGCAGCGCACGTGGATTCTGCGCAAGGTGCTGAATCCGCTGTCGCCGGTGGAAGCCATGGAACTGCTCACCGACAAGCTCAGCAAGACCCGCAACAACCAGGAGTTCCTGCACAACATGAGTTCGCTGTAAGGGCTCAGAGTACACAAAGAAAGCCCGCGAAATTTCGCGGGCTTTCTTTATGTCTCCGCAGGCCTCTTCTCGAAGGCTCTTGCCAGGAGCGACTTCTTGTATCCCCTTCATGCATAAACTGGTTGCAGAGCCGCATCCTATACGCTAATGATTGCTCTGACACAGCAGTATAGTTTTGGTGTTCTTCTTGCAGGGCTTCTCTCCCTCTCGTGTGGCGCGCAGCCCAACGCGCCGTTGGAGCATGCGCTTATCGAGGTCGACCCACTTGTGTCGTTTCCAGACTCACCTGGGTTCAGCAGCTCCCAACCTCCTGCGTCTTCGTCTGTGGCGATGGACAGAACTGAAGGATGGCAGGCGTCCACAGCAGCGCCCACTGTTGCGAGAAAGTATGCCCATACCATCAAGCCCGGATTTACCGCAGTTCCGTGGGGACCAAAGGAGAAGCTCACTGCTTCCATCCTGAAGTTAGGAACGTTTGGGGCGGTCTTTTCCGCTGCGTTCACCGCGGGACGGCAACAACTGCTTGATAGCCGCCCGCACTACGGCACCGACAGCGCAGCCTACGGTGAGCGTATGGGGGCTGACTATGCTCGCCAGAGCACGCAGGCCATCATGAACGGTAGTATGTCAGCAATTCTGCGAGATGATCCGCGCTATTACGTGCTGGGACCGGGACATTCTTTCAAATCGCGTGTGATCTATGCGGCAGAGCGTGTTCTGATCACGCATAAAGACAGTGGTGGCGACACGGTAAACATTCCGTTGCTCACCGGTATCGTTGCCAGCCAGACGCTTGCCAATGGTATTTATCCTGAGCAGGATCGCGAGTGGACCCGTGTGGCGACAGGCTCGTTGGGCAGTATTGCAAGCCGTATGGGGACACAGCAGTTTAAAGAATTTGGCGACGACATCCGACAGTATCTGCGACACAAGATCAAAAAGAATTAGTGGAGCACGGAGATAAGACTGCAATGGCAACGGGCAAAGATCAGCAGCTGAACCGGCAGTTGAAGATCAAGGATCTTTTGCGTCCGCACCGCCGCGCTCTTATCCTCGGGCTTACGGCGATTGCGGGTGAGAGCATTGCCGATGTTGCACAGCCGTGGCCTCTGAAGATCGTTCTCGATAACGTCATTGCGAAGAAGGAGTCGCACGGCTGGCTCTTCGCTCTGATCAAGCGCACGGTGGGGACCGAGCCTCACCAGATACTGCTCTTCGCATGCGGCGCTGTTGTGCTCATCGCCGTGGTGGATGCCTTTTGCTCGTATTGGGAAAAGTACACCACCACCAGCGTTGGCCAGTGGGTTACGCATGACCTGCGTCGCAAGCTGTATGCACAGGTACAGCGCCTCTCACTCTCGTACCACGACACCAGTCAAACGGGCGATCTCATCAGCCGCGTAACAACCGATATCGATTCCATCCAGAACTTTATCGTCTCAGGGCTTCTCAGCATTCTTGTCGACATTGCCACGATTCTAGGCATGATTGGCGTGCTGTTTTATCTGAGCTGGCAGCTAACTCTGATTGCGTTAGCAGTGGTGCCGATCCTCTTCGCCATCGTTTACACGTATACGCGTCGCGTGAAGAAAGCATCGCGTGAAGTCCGCAAGCAGGAAGGTAAGATGATCTCTGTTGTGCAGGAGGTCATTAGTTCCATCCGCGTGGTGAAGGCATTTTCGCGTGAGGAATATGAACTGCACCGGCTGGAAGGCGAGAGTCTGGAAACGGTAGAAGCCTCGTTGCGCGCGCGCACGCTTAAGGCAAAACTGGTTCCTATCGTTAACATTGTCACTGCGATTGGCACCTGCCTCGTTCTGTATTTCGGCGGCAATCTTGCGTTGAACTCGGACATGACTGGCGGCAAGATCTATATCTTTATTGCTTACATCGCCAGTATGTACAAGCCTATGCAGGACATTTCCAAGATCATGGATTCGTATTCCAAAGCGGACATTGGATACGAACGCATCAAGGAGGTCATTGGCAACAGCAATGAGATGCGTGATGTTCCCGGAGCAAAGCCGCTGCGTGTGACAGCAGGCAACATCAGCTTCGAACACGTCTCTTTTTCCTATGATGGGGAACATGAAATTCTGCACGACGTTACACTGCATGCCGATCCTGGCTGCGTGATTGCTTTGGTAGGGCCGACTGGTTCTGGTAAGACCACTATCATCAACCTGGTTGCACGCTTCTATGAGGCTCAGAAGGGCGTCATCCGCATTGATGGGCAGGATGTTACGAAGGTGCAGCAAAGCTCACTTCGTGAACAGCTAAGCTTCGTGCTGCAGGACACGGTTCTGTTCAGTGGAAGTATCTGGGACAATATCGCGTACGGGCGCCCTGAAGCTTCGCATGCAGAGATTGTGGCCGCGGCTGAAGCGGCGAATGCCACAGAGTTCATTAACAACCTTCCACACAAATACGACACGGTAGTTGGCGAGAGAGGTATCCTGCTTTCGGGTGGCCAGCGCCAGCGCATTGCCATTGCCAGAGCCATGGTGCGCAACAGTCGCATACTCATCCTCGATGAGCCAACTTCTGCGCTGGATGCCAACACGGAACATCTTGTCTTCGGGGCGCTGGATCGCCTCATGCAGAACAAGACGGTTATTGTGATTGCGCACCGGCTGGCAACGGTACATAAGGCAGACAATATCTATGTCATCCAGGATGGTCGCGTTGTCGAGAGCGGAAAGCATGAGCAGCTTATCAAAGCGGGTGGTCTGTATCAGGAACTGAATGACCTTCAGAACAGTGAAGGTGAGCGATCCGCTTTATTGGCCTAACCACACAATAGAAAGCCAGGCACGATGCCTGGCTTTCTATCGAAGTGATGCGGT is a window encoding:
- a CDS encoding DNA-directed RNA polymerase subunit omega → MRSDLIFGALTHVQNRYQLCQLASKATRKLHKPNTRLQDTTNEVLDRFREAAPSDLKTGPEPAAVLETIEERRAA
- the rho gene encoding transcription termination factor Rho, with the protein product MTITELKEKSIAELGKLARGLEIPGTSALRKQDLIFKILQAQSEKEGHIFAEGVLEILPDGYGFLRSPDYNYLPGPDDIYVSPSQIRKFDLKTGDTISGNVRPPHEGEKYFALVKIEAINFESPEETRNKILFDNLTPLYADERLKMETVRDNISGRVMDLLTPVGKGQRGLIVAPPRTGKTVLLQSIANSITANHPEVVLIVLLIDERPEEVTDMQRSVKGEVISSTFDEPAARHVQVAEMVIEKAKRLVEHKRDVVILLDSITRLARAYNTIVPPSGKVLSGGVDSNALQRPKRFFGAARNIEEGGSLTIMATALVDTGSRMDEVIFEEFKGTGNMEVILDRKLVDKRVFPAIDIQRSGTRKEELLIPKEDLQRTWILRKVLNPLSPVEAMELLTDKLSKTRNNQEFLHNMSSL
- a CDS encoding ABC transporter ATP-binding protein; amino-acid sequence: MATGKDQQLNRQLKIKDLLRPHRRALILGLTAIAGESIADVAQPWPLKIVLDNVIAKKESHGWLFALIKRTVGTEPHQILLFACGAVVLIAVVDAFCSYWEKYTTTSVGQWVTHDLRRKLYAQVQRLSLSYHDTSQTGDLISRVTTDIDSIQNFIVSGLLSILVDIATILGMIGVLFYLSWQLTLIALAVVPILFAIVYTYTRRVKKASREVRKQEGKMISVVQEVISSIRVVKAFSREEYELHRLEGESLETVEASLRARTLKAKLVPIVNIVTAIGTCLVLYFGGNLALNSDMTGGKIYIFIAYIASMYKPMQDISKIMDSYSKADIGYERIKEVIGNSNEMRDVPGAKPLRVTAGNISFEHVSFSYDGEHEILHDVTLHADPGCVIALVGPTGSGKTTIINLVARFYEAQKGVIRIDGQDVTKVQQSSLREQLSFVLQDTVLFSGSIWDNIAYGRPEASHAEIVAAAEAANATEFINNLPHKYDTVVGERGILLSGGQRQRIAIARAMVRNSRILILDEPTSALDANTEHLVFGALDRLMQNKTVIVIAHRLATVHKADNIYVIQDGRVVESGKHEQLIKAGGLYQELNDLQNSEGERSALLA